In Bacteroidota bacterium, a single genomic region encodes these proteins:
- a CDS encoding type IX secretion system membrane protein PorP/SprF — translation MKNLIGILECTFAFKLKQLILLMIIVLSGADVYAQQDAMYSQYMFNGLAINPAYAGSRNVLSATGLFRRQWAGKKIEGAPITETFTIDAPLPKRKTGLGLNVVNDKIGVTNSLALDLVYAYRIKINRYKTLSLGLQAGIYQYRANFTDINLSRDLALQQDEAFQNNINRWDPNFGFGAYYYTKIFYAGLSIPHLINSKLISKQDDANSAYGFLSDSEKARQFRHAFFTMGYLMKFPKKYLKLKPSILVKYVYGAPIELDLNANLWFYEKYAVGLSVRTADAIAILLEAQANKQWRFGYSYDYSYTKLRKYNSGSHEIMVRYEFSYQKSKLLTPRYF, via the coding sequence ATGAAAAATTTAATCGGAATACTTGAATGCACATTTGCATTTAAGTTAAAACAGCTCATTCTACTGATGATTATAGTGCTTTCCGGTGCGGACGTGTATGCGCAACAAGATGCAATGTATTCGCAGTATATGTTTAACGGTTTGGCCATCAATCCTGCCTATGCAGGAAGTAGAAATGTGCTTAGTGCAACAGGATTATTTCGCAGGCAGTGGGCGGGTAAGAAAATCGAAGGTGCGCCAATAACGGAAACCTTTACTATTGATGCTCCCCTTCCTAAACGAAAAACCGGCTTGGGTTTGAATGTCGTTAACGATAAAATTGGCGTTACCAATTCACTTGCACTGGATTTGGTGTACGCATACCGTATAAAAATTAACCGTTACAAAACACTTTCCTTAGGCTTGCAAGCTGGGATTTATCAGTATAGAGCAAATTTTACCGACATTAATTTATCGCGCGATTTAGCGCTGCAACAAGATGAAGCTTTTCAAAACAACATTAATCGTTGGGATCCTAATTTTGGATTTGGTGCTTACTATTACACTAAAATATTTTATGCAGGCTTATCGATTCCACATTTAATTAACAGTAAGCTTATAAGCAAGCAGGATGATGCCAACAGCGCTTATGGTTTTTTAAGCGATAGCGAAAAAGCTCGACAATTTCGCCACGCATTTTTTACGATGGGCTACTTAATGAAATTTCCTAAAAAGTATTTGAAACTGAAGCCATCCATTTTAGTGAAATATGTTTATGGCGCTCCTATTGAACTCGACCTGAATGCCAACCTTTGGTTTTATGAAAAATATGCGGTAGGATTATCTGTTAGAACTGCCGATGCTATTGCCATTTTACTCGAAGCGCAAGCAAATAAACAATGGAGATTTGGGTATTCTTATGATTACTCTTACACCAAACTAAGAAAATACAATTCAGGCAGCCACGAAATAATGGTACGTTACGAATTCAGTTATCAAAAATCTAAACTATTAACACCACGTTATTTTTAA
- a CDS encoding OmpA family protein, which translates to MKKHTLVILLLLLCAEVNAQDFKIQLANSNYDNFHYAEAAELYEDLLSEDSTNFEAVEKLAHSYRKLHDTQNSEKWYGKLVKQFPENSNFQLYYAQALASNGKYNESKDGYKAFSKLNANDSRGEVFVYAYENLNPFYEDSTLFTIKPVDFNTDHSEFSPLYHKDGLLFVSNRETYTVFDRVFGWNNTPYLDLYFRNNSDGKISKFNKEINSKYHEGSAVFSKLQDTIYFTRSNYYNGKYKKSDENINKLKLFSAVNKEGKWQNIASFPFNDDQYSLGQPALSPDNKTIYFASDMPGTKGGVDIFKSTLDANNQWSKPVNLGFEVNTEGNEMFPYVDDKNTLFFSSDGRGGLGGLDIFFSRYRDGKYEVPRNIGYPISSTKDDFGITVNQDETEGYYSSNRLNNLGDDDIYKFNTIIPISRIITIRSVVLDPTRKPISGASVTVKNIKSGESMDTRTNEKGKIEFTFMPNEEYEILANKNGFKQSKIEVTADSILRMKNNDTIRMLMEPLNSINSAIATLNADSLNESALAKLEKSKRDAKKKEEQVIAKVEPSKVDSNGVKTEFKLEKDFVIQAIYYNFDKSTIRKDAALQLDHVVDIMKQYPDMKVEMFSHTDARGSKGYNYKLSQKRAVASKSYLVQKGISRKRIKSTFYGEKQLTNKCADHVKCTKEEQQQNRRTEFKIVSY; encoded by the coding sequence ATGAAAAAACACACACTGGTTATCTTGCTGTTATTGCTTTGCGCAGAAGTTAATGCACAGGATTTTAAAATTCAATTGGCAAATTCCAATTACGATAATTTTCATTATGCTGAAGCCGCTGAATTGTATGAAGATTTGTTATCAGAGGATAGCACCAATTTTGAAGCCGTTGAAAAATTGGCGCATTCGTATCGAAAGTTACACGATACACAAAATTCGGAAAAATGGTATGGCAAATTAGTAAAGCAATTTCCGGAGAATTCAAATTTTCAATTGTATTATGCGCAAGCACTTGCCAGCAACGGAAAATACAATGAATCAAAAGATGGATACAAAGCTTTTTCTAAACTCAACGCAAACGATTCAAGAGGAGAGGTTTTTGTGTATGCCTACGAAAATCTTAATCCATTTTATGAAGATTCAACCTTGTTCACCATTAAACCGGTTGATTTTAATACCGATCATTCAGAGTTTAGTCCGTTGTATCATAAAGATGGCTTACTCTTTGTTTCAAATCGTGAAACCTATACTGTTTTTGATAGGGTATTTGGTTGGAACAATACCCCTTATTTGGATTTGTATTTTAGAAATAATTCAGATGGAAAAATCTCCAAATTCAACAAAGAAATAAATTCAAAATACCACGAAGGCTCTGCTGTGTTTAGTAAATTGCAAGACACCATATATTTTACACGCAGTAACTATTACAATGGGAAATATAAAAAGAGTGATGAAAATATTAATAAATTAAAACTCTTTTCGGCAGTAAACAAAGAAGGTAAATGGCAAAATATCGCTTCATTTCCATTTAACGATGACCAGTATTCTTTGGGGCAACCCGCTTTATCACCTGATAATAAAACAATTTATTTTGCCTCCGACATGCCGGGAACAAAGGGTGGCGTAGATATTTTTAAAAGCACACTCGATGCCAATAATCAATGGTCGAAGCCGGTTAATTTAGGTTTTGAAGTGAATACCGAAGGAAATGAAATGTTTCCTTATGTAGACGATAAAAACACTTTGTTCTTCTCTTCTGATGGGAGAGGAGGTTTAGGCGGATTAGATATTTTCTTTTCACGTTACCGCGATGGAAAGTATGAAGTGCCAAGAAATATTGGCTATCCCATTAGTTCTACAAAAGATGATTTCGGAATTACAGTCAATCAAGATGAAACCGAAGGGTATTACTCCAGTAACCGACTCAACAATTTAGGCGATGATGATATCTATAAATTCAATACCATTATTCCCATAAGCCGCATTATTACTATTCGCAGCGTAGTGTTGGATCCAACACGTAAACCAATATCAGGCGCAAGTGTAACTGTGAAAAATATTAAGTCGGGCGAATCAATGGATACACGCACCAATGAAAAAGGGAAAATTGAATTCACCTTTATGCCCAATGAAGAATATGAAATATTGGCCAATAAAAATGGCTTTAAGCAAAGTAAAATCGAAGTTACCGCCGACAGTATTTTGCGCATGAAAAACAACGATACCATTCGCATGTTAATGGAGCCGTTAAACTCCATTAACTCAGCAATTGCCACATTAAATGCGGATTCGTTGAATGAATCAGCACTCGCCAAATTGGAAAAATCGAAAAGGGATGCAAAGAAAAAAGAAGAGCAAGTAATTGCAAAAGTAGAACCCTCAAAAGTGGACAGCAATGGCGTGAAAACAGAGTTTAAATTGGAAAAGGATTTTGTGATTCAAGCCATTTACTACAATTTTGACAAGTCTACCATTCGCAAGGACGCAGCGCTTCAACTCGACCATGTGGTAGATATCATGAAGCAATATCCTGATATGAAAGTGGAAATGTTTTCGCATACAGATGCACGCGGTAGCAAAGGCTATAACTATAAACTATCTCAAAAAAGAGCAGTGGCATCCAAATCCTATTTAGTTCAAAAAGGGATTTCGCGCAAGCGTATAAAATCCACTTTTTATGGAGAGAAACAGCTTACAAACAAATGTGCAGATCACGTAAAATGTACTAAGGAAGAACAGCAACAAAACCGAAGAACCGAATTTAAAATTGTGTCGTATTAA
- a CDS encoding TrmH family RNA methyltransferase yields MRKVSNPELQRISVEDYKSAKKTPIVLVLDNVRSLNNIGSAFRTADAFLIEAVYLCGITACPPNAEINKTALGAQNSVSWKYFASSLDALNSLKQNNFSVYAIEQAEPRVYLQHFIPSKDKKYAFIFGNEVKGVDAALMNIVDGCIEIPQYGTKHSLNISVSIGVVLWDVCTKLRG; encoded by the coding sequence ATGCGTAAAGTAAGCAATCCCGAACTCCAAAGAATTTCTGTCGAGGATTATAAGTCTGCTAAAAAAACACCAATCGTTTTAGTGCTGGATAATGTGCGCAGCTTAAATAATATAGGCTCAGCTTTTCGCACAGCGGATGCGTTTTTAATTGAAGCGGTTTATTTGTGTGGGATAACTGCTTGTCCGCCCAATGCCGAAATAAACAAAACCGCTTTAGGCGCACAAAATTCAGTAAGCTGGAAATACTTTGCCAGCAGCCTTGATGCCTTGAATTCCTTAAAGCAAAATAACTTTTCTGTATACGCCATTGAGCAAGCCGAACCGCGCGTGTATCTTCAACATTTCATCCCATCAAAAGATAAAAAATATGCCTTTATTTTTGGGAATGAAGTAAAAGGTGTTGATGCAGCGCTCATGAATATAGTGGATGGCTGTATCGAAATACCGCAATATGGCACCAAACACTCCCTCAATATATCGGTAAGTATTGGTGTGGTGCTTTGGGATGTTTGTACTAAACTGAGGGGTTAA
- a CDS encoding undecaprenyl-diphosphate phosphatase gives MTYLQSIILAIIEGITEFLPVSSTGHMIVASSVMGIAGDEFTKLFTIAIQLGAILSVVVLYYKKFVQSFDFYKKLLIAFIPAAVIGKLLNDYIDALLENVIVVAISLFLGGIILLFVDKWFAKSEESGEEIPSDAGALKIGLFQCIAMIPGVSRSAASIIGGLTQKLSRKAAAEFSFFLAVPTMFAATVYKLYKYFKTEPVLSSEQLNLFVLGNAIAFIVAMLAIKSFIGFLNKNGFKLFGYYRIALGLIILIVHFFVHPLMIL, from the coding sequence ATGACATACCTCCAATCCATTATTTTAGCTATTATTGAAGGCATTACCGAATTTTTACCGGTATCGTCAACAGGTCACATGATTGTGGCATCTTCGGTGATGGGCATTGCCGGTGATGAATTTACCAAGCTCTTTACTATTGCCATTCAGTTGGGAGCAATTCTTTCGGTGGTGGTTTTGTATTACAAAAAATTTGTTCAAAGTTTCGATTTTTATAAAAAGCTGCTCATCGCTTTTATTCCTGCAGCAGTAATTGGCAAATTGCTGAACGACTACATTGACGCCTTGTTGGAGAATGTGATTGTGGTGGCAATATCCTTGTTTTTGGGTGGAATAATTTTGCTTTTTGTGGACAAATGGTTTGCAAAATCGGAAGAGTCGGGAGAAGAAATACCGTCGGATGCGGGCGCACTTAAAATTGGATTGTTTCAATGCATTGCCATGATACCCGGAGTTTCGCGTTCGGCGGCAAGTATTATTGGTGGTCTCACACAAAAACTATCGCGCAAAGCAGCTGCTGAATTTTCGTTTTTTTTGGCGGTGCCAACCATGTTTGCAGCTACGGTTTACAAATTATATAAGTATTTTAAAACGGAGCCGGTATTAAGCAGTGAGCAATTGAATTTGTTTGTTTTAGGAAATGCAATAGCATTTATTGTAGCCATGCTTGCAATTAAAAGTTTTATTGGCTTCTTAAATAAAAATGGGTTTAAGCTGTTTGGATATTATCGTATTGCACTTGGCTTGATAATTCTTATTGTGCACTTTTTTGTGCATCCTTTGATGATTTTATAA
- a CDS encoding DUF3098 domain-containing protein produces the protein MSKDKKAAAAAAPVHKGKKEGFAFGPENYKLMIIGLIVLFSGYLLMVGGGSDDPKVFNPEIFSFRRITLAPIVILIGFVIEIFAIMKKSKA, from the coding sequence ATGAGTAAAGATAAAAAAGCGGCTGCAGCTGCGGCACCTGTTCACAAAGGAAAAAAAGAAGGTTTTGCCTTTGGTCCTGAAAACTACAAGTTAATGATAATTGGATTAATTGTTCTTTTTAGCGGTTACCTCTTGATGGTTGGCGGTGGATCTGATGATCCGAAAGTTTTTAATCCTGAGATTTTTAGCTTTCGCAGAATTACACTTGCACCCATTGTAATTTTGATTGGTTTTGTGATAGAGATTTTTGCTATCATGAAAAAGTCGAAGGCATAA
- a CDS encoding ABC transporter permease, with the protein MSKNEEKYALRKLKSSYLSTVISVSLVLFMLGLLGLIVLHTKKLSDYVKENIGLTVVLKDSIKETDISQFQKSLDATSYVKSTEYVNKEQAAATLKQDLGEDFIQFLGYNPLLASIDVHLKADFANPDSLGWIEKEITKNANVKEVYYQKSLVNLVNENVKKIGLIILIFSSLLLVIAIALINNSIRLSIYSKRFIIRTMQLVGATQGFIRRPFVFRGVRHGIYGALIAIALLMGIIYWAQSEIPELIVLQDVDLFASLFALVIFLGIFITWICTYLAVRKYLRLKTDDLYY; encoded by the coding sequence ATGTCAAAGAACGAAGAAAAATACGCTTTACGTAAATTAAAATCCTCCTATCTCTCTACAGTGATAAGTGTTTCGCTGGTATTGTTTATGCTTGGCTTATTGGGATTGATTGTGTTACACACTAAAAAACTTTCGGATTACGTCAAAGAAAACATAGGTTTGACGGTAGTATTAAAAGACTCCATAAAGGAAACGGATATTTCACAATTTCAAAAGTCATTGGATGCTACATCCTACGTAAAATCTACCGAATACGTAAATAAGGAGCAGGCCGCAGCAACTTTGAAACAAGATTTGGGTGAGGATTTTATACAGTTTTTAGGCTACAATCCTTTATTGGCAAGCATCGACGTGCATTTGAAAGCTGATTTTGCCAATCCGGATAGTTTGGGTTGGATAGAAAAAGAAATCACAAAAAATGCTAATGTGAAGGAGGTTTACTACCAAAAATCATTGGTGAATTTGGTGAATGAAAACGTAAAAAAAATTGGTTTAATTATTTTGATATTTTCTTCCTTGTTATTGGTTATTGCCATTGCGTTAATCAACAACTCCATTCGGCTTTCGATTTACAGTAAGCGTTTTATTATTCGCACCATGCAATTGGTGGGTGCTACACAAGGCTTTATACGCCGACCCTTTGTGTTTCGCGGGGTGCGACATGGTATTTACGGTGCGCTTATAGCCATTGCATTATTAATGGGAATAATTTATTGGGCACAGTCTGAAATTCCGGAATTAATTGTTTTGCAAGATGTGGATTTGTTTGCTTCCTTATTTGCTTTGGTAATTTTCCTAGGCATTTTTATCACCTGGATTTGTACCTATCTTGCGGTGCGAAAATATTTGAGATTAAAAACAGACGATTTGTATTATTAA
- a CDS encoding leucine--tRNA ligase → MEYNFREVEQKWQDYWAKHKTFRAENKSSKPKFYVLDMFPYPSGAGLHVGHPLGYIASDIFSRYKRHRGFNVLHPMGYDSFGLPAEQYAIQTGQHPEITTKTNIARYREQLDKLGFSFDWEREVRTSNADYYKWTQWIFIQLFNSWYNKKTDKAESIQTLTQLFEKQGFKGTSDDVLTGDIEVYQEGFSAQEWNNFSEATKEQVLQQFRLAYLSDTMVNWCPQLGTVLANEEVKDGVSERGGYPVERKLMRQWSLRINAYAERLLNDLEGIDWTESIKEAQRNWIGKSEGTSLKFKVANSDAQIEVFTTRPDTVFGVSFLTLAPEHELVTQLTTAEQRKAVEEYVTYATNRSERDRMSEVKKITGVFTGAYVEHPFSGVKIPVWIGDYVLAGYGTGAVMAVPAHDSRDFAFATHFGIEKPVVIQPPVDWDFTDTSFDGKEGKLVNSDFLNGLDVKVAVKKAIEEIEKKNIGKGKTNYRLRDAIFGRQRYWGEPIPVYYKEGIPQVLNENELPLILPEVDKYLPTETGEPPLARAKDWKYKGTYDYEHSTMPGWAGSSWYYLRYMDAHNETEFASAEALNYWKEVDLYIGGSEHATGHLLYVRFWTKFLYDLGKISIVEPAKKLINQGMIQGTSAFVYKIPDRNVFISAKRLGSALSAKELELTGLSNADYKWIDLHVDVNIVSNNILDKEAFKNWRAENKDAIFICEENGDYICGSEVEKMSKSKWNVVSPDKMCEDYGADCLRMYEMFLGPLELSKPWNTNGITGVSNFLRKLWRLFHTKEFVFSVSDEPATKPELKVLHKTIKKITEDIERFSFNTSVSNFMICVNELTELKCNKREILTPLAVLISPYAPHIAEELWLKLGHNESISYAAFPICQEEYLIENSFSYPISINGKTRFNQEFALSLSKEELETEVLKLEQTQKLLEGKSPKKVIIVPGKIVNLVV, encoded by the coding sequence ATGGAATACAATTTTAGAGAAGTAGAACAAAAATGGCAAGATTACTGGGCAAAGCATAAAACATTTCGTGCTGAAAATAAATCCTCCAAACCCAAGTTTTATGTGTTGGATATGTTTCCCTATCCAAGTGGAGCTGGATTACATGTGGGTCATCCATTGGGTTATATCGCTTCCGATATTTTTTCGCGCTACAAACGCCACCGTGGATTTAATGTGTTGCATCCTATGGGCTACGATTCTTTTGGCTTACCGGCCGAGCAGTATGCCATTCAAACCGGACAACACCCCGAAATTACTACCAAAACAAATATTGCACGCTACCGCGAACAACTCGATAAATTAGGCTTTTCGTTTGATTGGGAACGTGAAGTGCGCACTTCAAATGCCGATTATTATAAATGGACACAATGGATTTTTATACAACTGTTTAATTCGTGGTACAATAAAAAAACCGACAAAGCTGAGTCCATTCAGACGCTTACCCAACTTTTCGAAAAGCAAGGTTTTAAAGGTACTTCCGACGATGTGCTTACCGGAGATATTGAAGTGTATCAGGAAGGCTTTTCGGCGCAGGAATGGAATAATTTTTCGGAAGCAACGAAGGAACAAGTATTGCAACAATTTCGATTGGCGTATTTAAGCGATACCATGGTAAACTGGTGTCCGCAATTGGGCACTGTGCTGGCCAACGAAGAAGTGAAAGACGGTGTGAGTGAGCGTGGCGGATATCCCGTGGAGCGAAAATTAATGCGTCAGTGGAGCCTTCGTATTAATGCTTATGCGGAGCGCTTGTTGAACGATTTAGAAGGAATTGATTGGACCGAAAGCATTAAGGAAGCCCAACGCAATTGGATTGGAAAATCGGAAGGAACAAGTTTGAAATTTAAAGTGGCAAATTCGGATGCGCAAATCGAAGTCTTTACCACACGTCCCGATACCGTTTTTGGGGTATCTTTTTTAACCCTTGCACCCGAACATGAATTGGTAACACAACTCACTACAGCCGAACAAAGAAAGGCTGTTGAAGAATACGTCACCTATGCCACCAACCGCAGCGAACGCGACCGGATGAGTGAAGTAAAAAAAATTACCGGAGTATTTACGGGAGCTTATGTGGAACACCCTTTTTCAGGAGTAAAAATTCCGGTTTGGATTGGCGATTATGTGTTGGCAGGATATGGTACCGGTGCTGTAATGGCGGTTCCCGCACACGATTCGCGCGATTTTGCCTTTGCCACACATTTTGGTATAGAAAAGCCGGTAGTGATTCAACCGCCAGTGGACTGGGATTTTACCGATACTTCTTTTGATGGCAAAGAAGGAAAATTGGTTAACTCCGACTTTTTAAATGGTTTAGATGTAAAAGTAGCTGTTAAAAAAGCCATCGAGGAAATCGAAAAGAAGAACATTGGAAAAGGTAAAACAAATTACCGTTTGCGGGATGCCATTTTCGGGCGCCAACGCTATTGGGGTGAACCGATTCCGGTATATTACAAAGAGGGAATTCCTCAGGTGTTAAATGAAAATGAATTGCCCTTGATATTGCCTGAAGTGGATAAATACTTACCTACCGAAACAGGCGAGCCACCTTTGGCGCGCGCTAAAGATTGGAAATACAAAGGCACCTATGATTACGAGCATAGCACCATGCCGGGTTGGGCAGGCAGCAGCTGGTATTATTTGCGCTACATGGATGCGCACAATGAAACTGAATTTGCTTCCGCAGAAGCCTTGAATTACTGGAAGGAAGTGGATTTATACATCGGAGGCAGTGAGCATGCTACCGGACATTTATTGTATGTGCGTTTTTGGACCAAATTTTTGTACGACCTCGGAAAAATTTCGATAGTAGAGCCTGCTAAGAAGTTGATTAATCAAGGAATGATACAAGGAACAAGTGCATTTGTATACAAAATTCCGGATAGAAATGTTTTTATATCAGCTAAAAGATTAGGCAGCGCCTTAAGTGCTAAAGAGCTTGAGTTGACAGGGCTTTCCAATGCTGATTATAAATGGATTGATTTGCATGTAGATGTGAATATTGTTTCCAATAATATTTTGGATAAGGAGGCATTTAAGAATTGGCGCGCCGAGAATAAGGATGCTATTTTTATTTGTGAAGAAAACGGCGACTACATCTGCGGAAGCGAAGTAGAAAAAATGTCTAAATCCAAATGGAATGTGGTGAGCCCGGATAAGATGTGTGAGGACTATGGTGCAGATTGTTTGCGCATGTACGAAATGTTTTTAGGTCCGCTCGAATTAAGCAAACCATGGAATACCAATGGAATTACGGGGGTGTCAAATTTCTTAAGAAAATTGTGGCGCTTGTTTCATACTAAGGAATTTGTGTTTTCAGTTTCGGATGAGCCGGCAACTAAGCCCGAATTAAAAGTGTTGCACAAGACCATTAAAAAAATTACAGAGGATATTGAGCGCTTTTCGTTCAACACTTCTGTAAGTAATTTTATGATTTGCGTAAACGAGCTCACCGAATTAAAATGCAACAAGCGCGAGATTTTGACGCCGCTCGCTGTTTTAATTTCACCTTACGCACCGCACATCGCCGAGGAATTATGGCTAAAGTTGGGCCACAATGAAAGCATCAGCTATGCTGCTTTTCCGATTTGTCAAGAAGAATATTTAATCGAAAATTCATTTAGCTACCCTATCTCCATAAATGGCAAAACGCGCTTTAATCAGGAGTTTGCGCTGAGTTTAAGCAAGGAGGAATTGGAGACGGAGGTGTTGAAATTAGAGCAAACCCAAAAATTATTGGAAGGCAAATCACCCAAAAAGGTAATTATTGTTCCGGGTAAGATTGTGAATTTGGTGGTGTGA
- a CDS encoding T9SS type A sorting domain-containing protein, with amino-acid sequence MKKIFITLVLVLNVHVAFTQTTFEKTYKRLIQDEAAQSVIEDGNGGFVIATGGKRASTTNTREFGLAHINAFGDTIWYTVFTRSFRPALSMVRKSASAYYVAGVADDSSATVDLMLWLCKFDLNGNVIWKKNIMDFNLPLMDWGLSFDVVKDGLLFTNGYSGGYYKLDTNANIVNINNYYFYLNNSDYFRKSDMQKKDSIYYYNSAYSSSLTSGPYRPKFLLIDENGDSLSSFSINLDSAWGSSYTNIYQSNFIVFAFVPPIIVPNAYGFVISKLDSLGNKIWRRPVRGINRSNCYVTGHCILPNGNFVISGFPGGLSAPAGRAFLYCFDTNGDSLWFKKFSPSDTTLKTDFYDVIATSDSGLLACGQAMRPNGSRESYIVKLDANGDLFNPLSIIEKRKESYFHLYPNPANNVVSMHYMGFDKNVVLNIHNALGEEVFTQKINGNDERLQLNTTNYPPGIYTCSLHSDNGIIAFNKVIVLK; translated from the coding sequence ATGAAAAAAATATTCATCACACTAGTACTAGTGTTGAATGTACATGTTGCATTCACACAAACTACCTTTGAAAAAACATATAAGCGATTAATACAAGACGAAGCTGCTCAAAGTGTAATTGAAGATGGTAACGGCGGCTTTGTTATTGCTACAGGCGGCAAAAGGGCTTCAACTACGAATACACGTGAATTTGGGTTGGCGCATATTAATGCTTTTGGAGATACAATTTGGTACACCGTATTTACAAGAAGCTTTCGACCAGCCTTAAGTATGGTGCGTAAATCAGCATCTGCTTACTACGTGGCTGGTGTTGCCGATGATTCATCAGCTACCGTTGATTTAATGCTATGGCTTTGTAAATTTGATTTAAACGGAAATGTTATTTGGAAAAAAAATATAATGGATTTTAATTTGCCATTAATGGATTGGGGTTTGTCATTTGACGTAGTTAAAGATGGCCTACTATTTACAAATGGATATAGTGGAGGATATTATAAATTAGATACCAATGCTAACATTGTCAATATTAATAATTACTATTTCTACCTTAATAATTCAGATTATTTCAGAAAATCAGATATGCAAAAAAAAGATTCTATTTATTACTATAATTCAGCCTACAGCAGTTCATTAACATCAGGACCATACAGACCAAAGTTTTTACTAATTGATGAAAATGGAGATAGCTTAAGTTCATTTTCTATAAATCTTGATTCAGCTTGGGGTTCGTCTTACACAAATATTTATCAAAGCAATTTTATAGTTTTCGCGTTTGTTCCTCCAATAATAGTCCCCAATGCCTACGGCTTTGTTATTTCAAAGTTAGACTCCTTGGGGAATAAAATATGGCGACGGCCAGTGCGAGGTATTAATCGTTCTAATTGTTATGTAACTGGGCATTGTATTTTACCCAATGGTAACTTTGTAATTAGTGGTTTCCCAGGAGGCTTATCAGCACCTGCCGGAAGGGCTTTTTTGTATTGCTTTGATACCAACGGGGATAGTTTATGGTTTAAAAAATTTAGCCCAAGCGATACCACCCTTAAAACTGATTTTTACGATGTAATAGCCACTAGCGATAGCGGATTGTTAGCATGCGGTCAAGCTATGCGACCCAATGGCAGTCGCGAAAGCTATATTGTTAAATTGGATGCCAATGGTGATTTGTTTAATCCACTAAGCATAATTGAGAAACGCAAGGAAAGTTATTTTCATCTTTATCCCAATCCTGCTAACAATGTGGTAAGTATGCACTATATGGGTTTTGATAAAAATGTAGTGCTGAATATTCACAATGCATTGGGGGAGGAAGTATTCACTCAAAAAATAAATGGCAACGATGAACGTCTACAGCTAAATACTACTAATTATCCTCCCGGAATTTATACGTGCAGCTTGCATTCAGATAATGGAATTATTGCTTTTAATAAAGTAATTGTTCTGAAATAG